In Polaromonas sp. JS666, one genomic interval encodes:
- a CDS encoding MlaA family lipoprotein has translation MKRSLWWAAAALALALLQGCATGPNANPADPLEPFNRAMFNFNDGVDRALVKPVATAYRDVTPAPIRTAVNSFFGNISDVWSMVNNVLQAKPVEATDSLFRITVNTLWGLGGIFDVASDLGIPKHSEDFGQTLGYWGVASGPYVVLPLLGPSTVRDSVGSLVDVQGDLVSRTNDVSVRNSMIVLRAVDLRANLLGTGALLDEAALDRYSFARDVYLQRRRSLIRGAAAETEERYDLPEAPAAQSSNASASAPAN, from the coding sequence ATGAAGCGGTCCCTGTGGTGGGCGGCTGCAGCCTTGGCGCTGGCGCTGCTGCAGGGTTGCGCAACCGGACCGAATGCCAACCCGGCCGATCCACTGGAGCCGTTCAACCGGGCGATGTTCAACTTCAACGACGGTGTCGACCGCGCCCTCGTCAAGCCGGTAGCGACAGCTTACCGGGACGTCACACCCGCGCCCATCCGCACCGCCGTCAACAGTTTTTTTGGCAATATTTCCGATGTCTGGTCGATGGTCAACAATGTGCTGCAGGCCAAGCCTGTAGAGGCCACCGACAGCCTTTTCCGCATCACGGTCAATACATTGTGGGGCCTGGGCGGTATTTTTGATGTGGCCAGCGACTTGGGGATTCCCAAGCACAGCGAGGATTTTGGCCAGACCCTGGGATATTGGGGTGTCGCCTCCGGTCCCTATGTGGTGCTGCCACTGCTGGGGCCCTCCACCGTGCGCGATTCCGTGGGCTCGCTGGTGGATGTGCAGGGAGATCTGGTGAGCCGGACGAATGATGTATCGGTGCGCAACTCCATGATCGTGCTGCGCGCGGTGGATCTGCGGGCCAACCTGCTGGGCACGGGCGCCCTGCTGGACGAGGCTGCGCTTGATAGATACAGTTTTGCTCGTGATGTCTATCTGCAGCGCCGTCGCAGCCTGATTCGCGGTGCGGCAGCCGAGACAGAAGAGCGCTACGACCTGCCAGAGGCCCCGGCGGCGCAGTCATCCAATGCATCTGCTTCGGCGCCTGCCAATTAG
- the murA gene encoding UDP-N-acetylglucosamine 1-carboxyvinyltransferase — MDKLLIKGGRSLAGTVDISGAKNAALPELCAALLTADTVTLENVPRLQDVATMLKLIRNMGVEAERGTHAPGTVTLHAGALSSPEAPYELVKTMRASVLALGPLLARFGEATVSLPGGCAIGSRPVDQHIKGLQAMGAEIVVEHGYMIAKLPAGQKRLKGVSITTDMVTVTGTENFLMAASLAEGETILENAAQEPEIGDLADMLIKMGAKIEGHGTRRIRIQGVERLHGCTHQVVADRIETGTFLCAVAAAGGDVVLRHGRADHLDAVIDKLREAGATITAGEGFIRIQAQGRMKAQSFRTTEYPGFPTDMQAQFMALNAIAQGSSTVTETIFENRFMHVNEMVRLGAKIQIEGKAAVMEGVEKLSGATVMATDLRASASLVIAGLVAEGETLVDRIYHLDRGYDQMEAKLRGIGADIERVRA, encoded by the coding sequence ATGGACAAACTACTCATCAAGGGCGGCAGATCGCTCGCCGGCACCGTCGATATCTCGGGCGCCAAGAATGCCGCCCTCCCGGAACTGTGCGCGGCGCTGCTCACGGCCGACACTGTGACGCTGGAGAACGTGCCGCGCCTGCAGGACGTGGCCACCATGCTCAAGCTGATCCGCAACATGGGCGTGGAAGCCGAACGCGGCACCCATGCGCCGGGAACCGTCACCCTCCATGCCGGCGCCTTGAGCTCGCCCGAAGCGCCCTATGAATTGGTGAAGACCATGCGCGCCTCCGTGCTGGCGCTGGGCCCGCTGCTGGCGCGCTTTGGCGAAGCCACGGTGTCGCTGCCCGGTGGCTGCGCCATTGGCTCGCGGCCGGTAGACCAGCACATCAAGGGCCTGCAGGCCATGGGCGCCGAGATCGTGGTCGAGCACGGCTACATGATTGCCAAACTTCCTGCGGGTCAAAAGCGCCTCAAGGGTGTCAGCATCACCACCGACATGGTGACCGTCACCGGCACGGAAAACTTCCTGATGGCCGCCAGCCTGGCCGAAGGCGAAACGATTCTGGAAAACGCCGCGCAGGAGCCCGAGATCGGCGACCTGGCTGACATGCTCATCAAGATGGGCGCGAAGATCGAAGGCCACGGCACGCGCCGCATCCGCATCCAGGGCGTGGAGCGCCTGCATGGCTGTACCCACCAGGTGGTGGCCGACCGCATTGAAACCGGCACCTTTCTGTGCGCGGTGGCCGCGGCGGGCGGCGATGTGGTGCTCCGGCATGGCCGGGCCGACCACCTCGATGCGGTCATCGACAAGCTGCGCGAAGCGGGCGCCACCATCACGGCCGGCGAGGGATTCATCCGCATCCAGGCGCAGGGCCGCATGAAGGCCCAGTCCTTCCGTACCACGGAATATCCGGGTTTTCCCACCGACATGCAGGCCCAGTTCATGGCGCTCAACGCCATTGCACAGGGCAGCAGCACGGTCACCGAAACGATTTTTGAAAACCGCTTCATGCACGTCAACGAGATGGTGCGCCTGGGTGCGAAGATCCAGATCGAAGGCAAGGCGGCCGTCATGGAAGGCGTTGAAAAACTTTCGGGCGCCACCGTCATGGCCACCGATCTGCGGGCTTCCGCCAGCCTGGTGATTGCCGGCCTGGTGGCCGAAGGCGAAACCCTGGTGGACCGGATTTACCACCTGGACCGCGGCTACGACCAGATGGAGGCCAAATTGCGCGGCATCGGTGCAGACATAGAACGGGTAAGGGCATGA
- a CDS encoding MlaC/ttg2D family ABC transporter substrate-binding protein → MNRRTLGQLLTATLSLALLTSASFVRAADEAPDALIKRVSTEVLDSIKADKSVQAGDMSKVISLVDSKIMPNVNFTRMTASAVGRNWRQATPEQKARLQDEFKILLIRTYSGALSQVRDQTLSVKPLRAEAADTEVTVRTEVLGRGDPIQLDYRMEKTASGWKIYDLNVLGVWLVETYRTQFAQEISAKGVDGLIASLAQRNKSNASEKKS, encoded by the coding sequence ATGAACCGTAGAACCCTTGGCCAACTGTTGACCGCCACCCTCAGCCTGGCTCTGCTCACGTCTGCTTCTTTCGTTCGCGCTGCCGACGAAGCCCCTGATGCGCTGATCAAACGCGTCTCGACAGAGGTACTGGACAGCATCAAGGCTGACAAGTCCGTGCAGGCCGGCGACATGAGCAAGGTGATCTCGCTGGTTGACAGCAAGATCATGCCCAATGTGAACTTCACGCGCATGACGGCCTCCGCCGTCGGGCGCAACTGGCGCCAGGCCACCCCCGAGCAGAAAGCCCGTCTGCAGGACGAATTCAAGATCTTGCTGATCCGCACCTATTCCGGTGCCCTGTCTCAGGTCAGGGATCAGACGCTCAGCGTCAAGCCCTTGCGCGCAGAAGCGGCCGATACCGAGGTGACCGTGCGCACGGAAGTGCTTGGACGCGGCGACCCGATTCAGCTGGACTACCGCATGGAAAAAACCGCTTCCGGCTGGAAAATTTATGACCTCAACGTCCTCGGCGTGTGGCTGGTGGAAACCTATCGCACCCAGTTCGCCCAGGAAATCAGCGCCAAGGGCGTGGATGGGCTGATCGCGTCGCTGGCCCAGCGCAACAAGTCCAACGCAAGCGAGAAGAAGTCCTGA
- a CDS encoding STAS domain-containing protein: MVTLPAVLTHAVAAGFTDGLKQAVLSQPGEVVADASALQEFDSSALAVLLACRREALAAGKAFAVRGAPARLGQLARLYGVADLIPAAA; this comes from the coding sequence ATGGTGACCCTGCCTGCCGTGCTGACGCATGCCGTGGCCGCTGGGTTCACGGACGGCCTGAAGCAGGCCGTCCTGTCCCAGCCGGGGGAAGTGGTGGCCGACGCCAGTGCGCTGCAGGAGTTTGACTCTTCGGCACTGGCGGTATTGCTGGCTTGCCGGCGCGAGGCGCTGGCCGCCGGCAAGGCGTTCGCGGTGCGCGGCGCGCCTGCGCGGCTGGGCCAGCTGGCCCGGCTTTACGGCGTAGCAGACCTGATTCCTGCCGCAGCCTGA
- the hisD gene encoding histidinol dehydrogenase produces MNLVANPVRLSTASSTFDAEFKARLHWSADTDAAIEQRVADILLDVQRRGDTAVLEYTARFDGLSVSAMSALELSQAELKAAFDAIPAAQRAALQAAARRVRSYHEAQKKANGEGWSYRDEDGTLLGQKVTPLDRVGIYVPGGKAAYPSSVLMNAIPAHVAGVGEIIMVVPTPKGEKNPLVLAAAYVAGVTRAFTIGGAQAVAALAYGTSTIPAVDKITGPGNAYVAAAKRRVFGTVGIDMIAGPSEILVLADGSTPVDWVAMDLFSQAEHDELAQSILLCPDAAYIDQVHEALNRLLPAMPRAEIIAKSLNGRGVLIHTRSMEEACALSNRIAPEHLEVSSSQPHEWEPLLKHAGAIFLGAYTSESLGDYCAGPNHVLPTSGTARFSSPLGVYDFQKRSSLIEVSEQGAQTLGRIAAELAYGEGLQAHARAAEMRLHTVPDMKVTK; encoded by the coding sequence ATGAATTTAGTAGCCAACCCCGTACGCCTTTCGACCGCTTCCAGCACATTCGATGCTGAATTCAAGGCGCGCCTGCACTGGTCTGCCGATACCGATGCGGCCATCGAACAGCGGGTGGCTGACATCCTCCTGGACGTGCAGCGGCGCGGCGATACGGCTGTGCTCGAGTACACCGCGCGTTTTGACGGCCTGAGCGTCTCGGCCATGAGTGCGCTGGAGCTCAGCCAGGCCGAGCTGAAGGCCGCGTTTGATGCGATTCCTGCCGCCCAGCGCGCTGCCTTGCAGGCTGCGGCCCGCCGGGTGCGCAGCTACCACGAGGCCCAGAAGAAGGCCAATGGTGAAGGCTGGAGCTACCGTGATGAAGACGGCACCCTGCTCGGCCAGAAGGTCACACCGCTGGACCGCGTCGGCATCTATGTGCCGGGTGGCAAGGCGGCTTACCCCTCATCGGTGCTGATGAACGCCATTCCGGCCCACGTGGCCGGTGTGGGCGAAATCATCATGGTGGTGCCCACACCCAAGGGCGAGAAGAACCCGCTGGTTCTGGCCGCTGCCTATGTGGCCGGCGTGACGCGCGCCTTCACCATTGGCGGCGCGCAGGCCGTGGCTGCGCTGGCCTACGGTACCTCGACCATTCCCGCGGTCGACAAGATCACCGGCCCCGGCAATGCCTACGTGGCCGCGGCCAAGCGCCGCGTCTTCGGCACGGTGGGCATCGACATGATTGCCGGCCCTTCCGAAATCCTGGTGCTGGCCGACGGCAGCACCCCCGTCGACTGGGTGGCCATGGATTTGTTCAGCCAGGCCGAGCACGATGAACTGGCGCAAAGCATTTTGCTGTGTCCGGATGCGGCCTACATCGACCAGGTGCACGAGGCCCTCAACCGCCTGCTGCCTGCCATGCCGCGCGCCGAGATCATTGCCAAATCGCTCAACGGCCGGGGTGTGCTGATCCATACCCGCAGCATGGAAGAGGCCTGCGCCCTCAGCAACCGCATTGCGCCCGAGCACCTGGAAGTCTCCAGCAGCCAGCCGCATGAATGGGAGCCGCTGCTCAAGCACGCCGGCGCCATCTTCCTCGGCGCCTACACCAGCGAGTCGCTGGGCGACTACTGCGCCGGCCCCAACCACGTGCTGCCCACCAGCGGCACGGCACGCTTTTCCAGCCCGCTGGGCGTGTATGACTTCCAGAAACGCTCCAGCCTGATCGAAGTGAGCGAGCAGGGTGCCCAGACACTGGGCAGGATTGCCGCTGAACTGGCCTACGGCGAAGGTCTGCAGGCGCATGCCCGCGCCGCCGAGATGCGCCTGCACACCGTACCCGATATGAAAGTGACCAAATGA
- the hisC gene encoding histidinol-phosphate transaminase codes for MTALDPKFKQLIRQDVQSMHAYAIQDSVGMVKLDAMENPYRLPAALQAHLGQRLGALALNRYPDGRVNDLRQALADYARMPEGFDIMLGNGSDELISLLAMACDVPGGSILAPLPGFVMYGMSAQLQGLKFTGVPLTADFELDEAAMLAAIAEHRPSIIYLAYPNNPTANLWDDTVIEKIITAAPGLVVMDEAYQPFSSKSYIDRIARHSHVLLMRTLSKFGLAGVRIGYMMGPKALIAEIDKVRPPYNISVLNYECALFALEHREVFAEQAAAVVAQRTMLLDALAAMKGVKAWKSDANMILVRVPDAAKTFEGMKSRHVLVKNVSKMHPLLANCLRLTVGTADENTQMLAALEKSL; via the coding sequence ATGACCGCGCTGGACCCGAAGTTCAAACAGCTGATTCGCCAGGACGTGCAGTCCATGCATGCCTATGCCATTCAGGACTCCGTTGGCATGGTCAAGCTCGATGCAATGGAGAACCCGTATCGGCTGCCGGCCGCGTTGCAGGCCCATCTCGGGCAGCGGCTGGGCGCGCTGGCGCTGAATCGCTACCCTGACGGCCGCGTCAACGACCTGCGCCAGGCCCTGGCAGACTACGCCCGGATGCCAGAAGGCTTTGACATCATGCTGGGCAACGGCTCGGACGAGCTGATTTCGCTGCTGGCCATGGCCTGCGACGTGCCGGGCGGCTCCATCCTGGCGCCGCTGCCGGGCTTTGTGATGTACGGCATGAGCGCACAGCTGCAGGGCCTCAAGTTCACGGGTGTGCCGCTCACGGCTGACTTTGAGCTCGACGAAGCCGCCATGCTGGCCGCCATCGCCGAGCACCGGCCGTCCATCATTTACCTGGCCTACCCGAACAACCCCACCGCCAACCTGTGGGACGATACCGTCATTGAGAAAATCATCACCGCAGCGCCCGGTCTGGTGGTGATGGACGAGGCCTACCAGCCGTTTTCCAGCAAAAGCTATATCGACCGCATTGCCAGGCACAGCCATGTGCTGCTGATGCGCACCCTCAGCAAGTTTGGGCTGGCCGGCGTGCGCATTGGCTACATGATGGGCCCGAAGGCCCTGATTGCCGAGATCGACAAGGTGCGCCCGCCCTACAACATCAGTGTGCTCAATTACGAGTGCGCGCTGTTTGCGCTGGAGCACCGGGAAGTGTTCGCCGAGCAGGCCGCGGCCGTGGTCGCGCAGCGCACCATGCTGCTGGACGCGCTGGCGGCCATGAAGGGCGTCAAGGCCTGGAAAAGCGACGCCAACATGATCCTGGTGCGGGTCCCGGATGCGGCCAAAACCTTTGAAGGCATGAAGTCGCGCCATGTGCTGGTCAAAAACGTTTCTAAAATGCATCCATTGCTGGCCAATTGTTTGCGCCTGACCGTCGGCACCGCGGACGAGAATACGCAAATGCTGGCGGCGCTTGAAAAATCCCTATGA
- the mlaE gene encoding lipid asymmetry maintenance ABC transporter permease subunit MlaE: MSPYSPVRMLSNLGFGTRSQLAELGHAARLMSRLLALTGPALARFGLVRDQIFFLGNYSLAIITVSGLFVGFVLGLQGYYTLQRYGSSEALGLLVALSLVRELGPVVTALLFAGRAGTSLTAEIGLMKAGEQLSAMEMMAVDPVRRILAPRFWGGVIAMPLLAAVFSAVGIIGGWVVGVVMIGVDAGSFWSQMQAGVDVWRDVGNGVIKSFVFGVTVTFVALHQGFEAQPTPEGVSRATTRTVVVASLAVLGLDFLLTAWMFSL; this comes from the coding sequence ATGAGCCCTTACAGCCCCGTCCGCATGCTTTCCAATCTGGGTTTCGGCACGCGCAGCCAGCTGGCCGAGCTTGGCCATGCCGCGCGCCTGATGTCGCGCCTGCTGGCGCTGACGGGTCCGGCGCTGGCCCGTTTTGGCCTGGTGCGTGACCAGATTTTCTTTCTCGGCAATTATTCGCTGGCCATCATCACGGTATCCGGTCTTTTTGTGGGTTTTGTGCTCGGCCTGCAGGGCTACTACACGCTGCAGCGTTATGGCTCCTCGGAGGCCCTGGGCTTGCTGGTGGCGCTTAGCCTGGTGCGAGAACTGGGCCCTGTGGTCACGGCCTTGCTGTTTGCCGGCCGTGCCGGTACCTCGCTGACTGCAGAAATCGGCCTGATGAAAGCTGGTGAACAGCTATCGGCCATGGAAATGATGGCCGTTGATCCGGTGCGTCGCATCCTCGCGCCCCGGTTCTGGGGTGGGGTGATCGCCATGCCGCTGCTGGCTGCGGTATTCAGTGCTGTCGGCATCATCGGGGGCTGGGTGGTCGGCGTGGTGATGATCGGTGTCGATGCGGGTTCTTTCTGGAGCCAGATGCAGGCCGGCGTGGATGTCTGGCGCGACGTTGGCAACGGTGTGATCAAAAGTTTTGTATTTGGTGTGACTGTCACTTTTGTGGCGCTGCACCAGGGGTTTGAAGCGCAACCTACGCCGGAAGGCGTGTCGCGCGCCACCACCCGCACCGTGGTGGTGGCGTCGCTGGCTGTGCTTGGACTGGACTTCTTGTTGACCGCCTGGATGTTCAGCCTTTAA
- a CDS encoding ABC transporter ATP-binding protein has protein sequence MPAISFQSVSKTYSSARNQTGPVVRALDNVSFDIQQGEFFGLLGPNGAGKTTLISILAGLSRASSGTVKVHDCDVVTDYANARRKLGVVPQELVFDPFFTVREALRIQSGYFGIKHNDAWIDELLASLGLADKANANMRQLSGGMKRRVLVAQALVHKPPVIVLDEPTAGVDVELRQTLWQFIAKLNRQGSTVLLTTHYLEEAEALCSRIAMLKQGRVVALAPTSELLEAASSNVLRFKIDSELPPQLASQARITGRIVQFPANSAHEIEQYLAAIRQAGLVAHDVEIRKADLEDVFLDVMAEKVVEEPVELSLTGVAT, from the coding sequence ATGCCAGCTATTTCATTCCAGTCCGTCTCCAAAACCTACTCATCCGCGCGAAATCAGACCGGCCCTGTGGTGCGGGCGCTTGACAATGTGAGCTTTGACATCCAGCAAGGTGAGTTTTTTGGTTTGCTGGGTCCCAACGGGGCTGGAAAGACCACACTTATCAGCATTCTGGCTGGCCTCTCGCGGGCCAGCAGCGGTACTGTCAAGGTGCATGACTGCGATGTCGTGACCGATTACGCCAATGCGCGGCGCAAGCTCGGCGTCGTGCCGCAGGAACTGGTGTTTGACCCCTTTTTCACGGTGCGGGAAGCGCTGCGCATCCAGTCGGGCTATTTCGGCATCAAGCATAACGACGCCTGGATTGACGAGCTGCTGGCCAGCCTCGGACTGGCCGACAAGGCCAATGCCAATATGCGTCAGCTGTCGGGCGGCATGAAGCGCCGTGTGCTGGTGGCGCAGGCCCTGGTCCACAAGCCGCCGGTGATCGTGCTCGACGAGCCTACGGCCGGGGTTGACGTGGAGCTGCGCCAGACCCTCTGGCAATTCATCGCCAAACTCAACAGGCAGGGCTCCACCGTGTTGCTGACCACGCACTACCTGGAAGAGGCCGAGGCTCTGTGCAGCCGCATCGCCATGCTCAAGCAGGGGCGGGTGGTGGCGCTGGCGCCGACCTCGGAGCTGCTCGAGGCGGCCTCGTCAAATGTCCTGCGCTTCAAGATTGACAGCGAGTTGCCGCCGCAACTGGCGAGCCAGGCCAGAATCACCGGCCGCATCGTGCAGTTTCCGGCCAACAGCGCCCATGAAATCGAACAATACCTGGCGGCCATTCGCCAGGCCGGGCTGGTGGCCCACGATGTGGAGATACGCAAGGCCGACCTCGAAGATGTGTTTCTCGATGTGATGGCAGAAAAAGTCGTGGAAGAGCCTGTCGAACTGAGCCTGACGGGAGTCGCAACATGA
- the hisG gene encoding ATP phosphoribosyltransferase, whose translation MITLALSKGRIFDDILPLLRSAGIEVLDDPEKSRKLILRTNQPDLRVVLVRATDVPTYVQYGGADIGVVGKDTLLESGSQGLYQPLDLQIARCRISVAVREGFDYAAAVKQGSRLKVATKYVAIARDFFASKGVHVDLIKLYGSMELAPLTGLADAIVDLVSTGSTLKANHLIEVERIMDISSHLVVNQTALKLKQAPIRRLIDALSLAITQ comes from the coding sequence GTGATCACGCTCGCACTTTCCAAAGGCCGCATCTTCGACGACATCCTGCCGCTGCTCAGAAGCGCCGGGATCGAAGTGCTCGACGACCCTGAAAAATCACGCAAGCTGATCCTGCGGACCAACCAGCCCGATCTGCGCGTGGTACTGGTGCGTGCCACCGATGTGCCGACCTATGTGCAGTATGGCGGCGCGGACATTGGCGTGGTTGGCAAGGACACTCTGCTGGAGTCCGGCAGCCAGGGCCTGTACCAGCCGCTGGACCTGCAAATCGCCCGGTGCCGCATCAGCGTGGCCGTGCGCGAAGGTTTTGACTATGCGGCTGCCGTGAAGCAGGGCTCGCGGCTGAAAGTGGCGACCAAGTACGTGGCCATTGCCCGCGACTTCTTTGCCTCCAAGGGTGTGCACGTCGACCTGATCAAGCTTTACGGCAGCATGGAGCTGGCGCCGCTCACCGGCCTGGCCGACGCCATCGTCGACCTGGTTTCCACCGGCAGCACGCTCAAGGCCAACCACCTGATCGAGGTCGAGCGCATCATGGACATCAGCTCGCACCTGGTGGTCAACCAGACCGCCCTCAAACTCAAGCAGGCGCCCATCCGCAGGCTGATTGACGCCTTGTCCTTGGCCATCACGCAATAG
- the mlaD gene encoding outer membrane lipid asymmetry maintenance protein MlaD, giving the protein MQRSKNDVWVGLFVLIGGAAMLFLALKSANLLTLSFDTSYRVTAKFDNIGGLKPRAAVKSAGVVVGRVENITFDDKSYQASVHLAMESRYAFPKDSSLKILTSGLLGEQYIGVEAGGDEKNLAAGDVIKQTQSAVVLESLISQFLYSKAADSSSGSGAAPSPGTPEKK; this is encoded by the coding sequence ATGCAACGTTCAAAAAACGACGTGTGGGTTGGACTGTTTGTCCTGATCGGTGGCGCCGCCATGCTGTTTCTGGCGCTCAAATCGGCCAACCTGCTGACCCTGAGTTTTGACACCTCATACCGCGTTACGGCAAAGTTCGACAATATTGGTGGTCTCAAACCACGCGCGGCCGTGAAAAGTGCGGGCGTTGTTGTCGGCCGGGTTGAAAATATCACTTTTGACGACAAGTCCTACCAGGCCAGTGTTCATCTGGCCATGGAAAGCCGCTATGCCTTTCCCAAGGACAGTTCGCTGAAAATACTGACCAGCGGTTTGCTGGGCGAGCAATACATCGGCGTGGAGGCCGGTGGGGATGAGAAAAACCTGGCGGCGGGGGATGTGATCAAGCAGACCCAGTCAGCCGTGGTGCTTGAAAGTCTGATCAGCCAGTTTTTGTATAGCAAAGCGGCGGACAGCAGTTCTGGATCAGGGGCTGCGCCGTCACCAGGGACGCCAGAAAAAAAATGA
- a CDS encoding ABC transporter ATP-binding protein, whose translation MADISASSLVEFKDVTFSYPGSAGDRVILDRVTLSVPRGKVTALMGASGGGKTTVLRLIGGQQKASQGEVLFDGKSIDRLAQSELYEARRRMGMLFQFGALFTDLSVFDNVAFPLREHTALNDELIRDIVLMKLNAVGLRGARDLMPSEVSGGMARRVALARAIVLDPELIMYDEPFAGLDPISLGTAAQLIRQLNDTLGITSIVVSHDLEETFHIADKVIILANGGIAAEGTPDEVRNSTDPLVHQFVNAQSEGPVKFHYPGPDVATDFGRQATARRRARS comes from the coding sequence ATGGCCGACATTTCCGCTTCATCGCTGGTTGAGTTCAAGGATGTGACCTTTTCCTATCCAGGCTCCGCAGGGGATCGGGTCATCCTTGACCGGGTCACCCTGTCGGTGCCGCGGGGCAAGGTCACGGCGCTGATGGGTGCTTCGGGCGGCGGCAAGACCACCGTGTTGCGCCTGATCGGCGGACAGCAAAAAGCCAGTCAGGGCGAGGTCCTGTTCGACGGCAAAAGCATTGACCGGTTGGCGCAGTCCGAACTCTATGAGGCCAGGCGCCGCATGGGCATGCTGTTCCAGTTTGGTGCGCTGTTCACGGATTTGAGCGTGTTTGACAATGTCGCCTTTCCCTTGCGTGAACATACTGCGCTGAATGACGAATTGATTCGGGACATCGTGCTGATGAAGCTCAATGCGGTGGGACTGCGCGGTGCGCGCGATCTGATGCCCAGCGAAGTTTCCGGAGGAATGGCCCGGCGTGTGGCGTTGGCGCGCGCCATCGTGCTCGACCCCGAACTCATCATGTATGACGAGCCCTTTGCCGGACTGGACCCCATTTCTCTGGGCACGGCAGCACAGCTGATTCGCCAGCTCAACGACACGCTGGGGATCACCAGCATTGTGGTGTCCCACGACCTGGAAGAAACCTTTCACATCGCCGACAAGGTCATCATCCTGGCCAATGGCGGCATTGCCGCAGAGGGCACGCCCGACGAGGTCCGCAATTCCACCGACCCGCTGGTCCATCAGTTTGTCAACGCACAGAGCGAAGGTCCCGTGAAATTCCATTACCCCGGCCCGGACGTCGCCACCGATTTCGGACGGCAGGCTACAGCACGCCGGAGGGCTCGCTCATGA
- a CDS encoding BolA family protein translates to MTSEELQTIIAAGLPCEHIELSGDGRHWYATIVSSAFEGLRLIQRHQRVYATLGGRLQTDEVHALSMKTYTPAEWAANNANQAAD, encoded by the coding sequence ATGACCAGCGAAGAACTCCAAACCATCATTGCCGCAGGCCTGCCCTGTGAACACATCGAGCTCTCGGGCGACGGCCGGCACTGGTATGCCACTATTGTTTCCAGTGCGTTCGAGGGCCTGCGCCTGATCCAGCGTCACCAGCGCGTGTATGCGACGCTGGGCGGGCGCCTGCAGACCGATGAAGTGCATGCGCTGTCCATGAAAACCTACACGCCCGCGGAGTGGGCGGCCAACAACGCAAACCAAGCAGCAGACTGA
- a CDS encoding ABC transporter permease — translation MTGWQTLFYKEVLRFWKVGFQTVGAPVLTAVLYMLIFGHVLQDQVKVYDQVSYTAFLVPGLVMMSVLQNAFANSSSSLIQSKIMGSLVFVLLTPLSHWHWFFAYVGSSIARGLLVGMGVFAVTVFFGQPGFVAPWWIVLFSVLGAAMLGALGVIAGLWSEKFDQMAAFQNFVIMPMTFLSGVFYSIHSLPPFWQKVSHLNPFFYMIDGFRYGFFGVSDVSPWLSLGIVLVALAIVSAVAVNMLRTGYKIRH, via the coding sequence ATGACCGGCTGGCAAACCCTTTTTTACAAGGAAGTCCTGCGCTTCTGGAAGGTCGGCTTCCAGACGGTGGGCGCGCCGGTGCTGACCGCGGTGCTCTACATGCTGATTTTTGGCCACGTGCTGCAGGACCAGGTGAAGGTGTACGACCAGGTGAGTTACACCGCCTTTCTGGTGCCTGGCCTGGTGATGATGAGCGTGCTGCAAAACGCCTTCGCCAACAGCTCGTCGTCGCTGATCCAGAGCAAGATCATGGGCAGCCTGGTGTTTGTGCTGCTGACACCGCTGTCGCACTGGCACTGGTTTTTTGCCTATGTGGGCTCGTCGATCGCACGCGGCCTGCTGGTGGGCATGGGCGTGTTTGCCGTCACCGTTTTTTTTGGTCAGCCCGGCTTTGTGGCGCCGTGGTGGATCGTGCTGTTTTCGGTGCTGGGCGCGGCCATGCTGGGTGCCCTGGGTGTGATCGCGGGGCTATGGTCTGAAAAATTTGACCAGATGGCGGCTTTCCAGAATTTCGTCATCATGCCCATGACTTTCCTGAGCGGCGTGTTTTACTCGATCCATTCACTGCCGCCGTTCTGGCAAAAGGTCAGCCACCTGAACCCGTTCTTTTACATGATTGACGGTTTCCGCTACGGATTTTTCGGGGTCAGCGATGTGTCGCCCTGGCTGAGTCTGGGCATCGTGCTGGTTGCGCTGGCCATCGTCAGTGCTGTCGCGGTCAATATGCTGCGCACCGGCTACAAAATCAGGCACTAG